The DNA segment GACATAATCAAATTAAAACCACACACCTAGGGTTCAAGAACACACGAACTTGAAATGTTAAAGGAAAAAACACCGGTAAAGATTTACATGTCCTACACATATCGATTTACAGAGGTAAAACTGATTACCTCTTAGCAAGAAAAAACCTCCACAACAAGTACACCTCACACCGACAAATCCAATAAACTAGAACAAAGCGTAAAACGAATGGACTACAACTGTGAACAATCGAAGAAAAACAGAAACACCACAATCCAAATCTAAACCAGCCCTCGACTTGATAAGAAAAATGATTCTATAGATCTGGATCGTCGAAAGCGGTGAGAGATATAAACCAACGAGAAGGAGACTCCACCCAAAACCACCTAAACCATACGAAATCTAGATTAAactaaataagaaaaagaaaattcttcCTCACGTAGCAGCAGTGAAAAACACCGCCAACCACAGAGAGAGATCGGCGATTATggagttttcttcttcttttctctcttgtgCGACGGCTTGACCTAATTTTCTTGATCCGTAATAATATGGTCTGCTAGTTTTCTCTCTGTCACTTCAAActgctttaaaatttttaatctgAAATTTGATTTTCTCTACCGTTTACGGTTGGTTACGAACGATTGCAagtgaaaaataattataaaaatattgtaaatttaaattttaaaattgaatattgtaaataaatatataaatacatttttcattttataattctGTTTAAGACTCATTTTAAACCTAAACTCATTTTTGTATTCtgttaacaatattttaaattaggttaaaactattttagcgtcgaatattttttttttgtaacacttttattttgtaacacAGCGTCGAATATTTTATAGTTGGATTTCATTAACTCTGAAATTAAGTAACTGAAATACTCggatctgattttttttgttttcatgtttttgtataCCTATTTAGATTTGAATCAACtgttttacaatttaaaattttttgaatatttgttCGGGTTCAGTCGATACTCAAAATAGTGAAATACCTTTTTACGCTACAGCTTCGACCAGAAACGGATTCATGTATTTCAGTTCGAATTCAATTAAATCTAGGATTTAGTTGCAAATGCCCAAGcctaattaaaaactatttttaaaacatcGAAATTATATTCGGAAATTCCAGAAACACCGACGTTATCACTTATCATCTTACAACAATTAAATAGAGTGCAGTCACATGCATACAATATCTGGTTGGATCATTTCTTTAGTCCTAAGCTAACAAGATGCTCGATAAATCCATCTATATCCTTAACCGAGCTTCCACGTTCTTGGATCGCATCCAACGCTGCTTTCCTCAGCTTCATGGCTTGGATCCTCTCCGTTTGCTTCCCGGCCACGgaatcaacaaaaactctagcTAACTCATCCGGGTCAGGCACCGTGTCTGGTCCTTCACAGGCACGCACACCCACTTTCAACTCGTCAACCACCAGAGTCGCGTCTGTGTACTGGTCCGCTCGCATCGGCCACGTCAGCATCAGAACGCCGGCTACAACTGCCTCCACCACTGAGTTCCAACCGCAATGCGTTAGAAACGCTCCAACTGCTCTGTGCTGTAGGACAGCCACTTGTGGGGCCCATCCTCTGATCACCAGACCCCTCCCAGCCACACGATCTTCAAAACCATCCAGGATGTTGCCACGTGACGAATCTCTCTCCACGGGCTCCTTGACGGCCCACACGAAATGCACGCCGCTTTTCTCAAGGGCAGAAGCGAGAGCGAGAGTCTGCTCCCCACTCAACAGAACTTGACTTCCGAAGCACACGTAAACCACGTTGTTATCCGCACGTGCGTCTAGCCACGACATCACGTGATCGACAGAAACCGATGTCCGACCACCACGATCACCCTGGGACACAGGAAGAACTGGGCCTACGGCCCATACACGATCATGGCCCATCTCTTTCTTAAGATGCTCGAGGTAAACACTTTCCATGTCGGCGAAAGAGTTCACGACGAGTCCCCAACTCGCCGCGTTGTCTCTGAACGAGTCTCTTATGAACTCCCAAGCTTTGTCTTCATGAACATAGCTTAGGTAGATCGAAGAGATCTGAGACCAAGGGTATCTCCAAGAGTTCGGTATCTTGGTAAACTCGAGAATCTCATCTTCGTCTCCAATGGTTGGCATCTCGATCCAAAGAGTGTTGAGGATGCAGCAAGTGACGGCGGCGGAAGGAGAGAACTCGACGCGAGGGATCCCGAGGTGTTGAGTCCATCCTAGGAAGAAGTCAGAGACGATGGCTACGGGAGGAGAAGGGTGTGAAGCGATCCACGAGAGAAGCGGCGCGTGGAGACCACCGAGCGCGTGGATCATGGTGGGGAAGCCGGAAGGAGGTAGGTGTTGGACGTTTTCGACGCCGGAGGGGATGGAAGGGTGAGAGGGGAAAGGGAGGGTGAGAGCTTCGATGTTGAGACCggcggagaggagaggagagaggaaAGGAAGGTTCTTTGGAGTGACTAAGACGGTGAT comes from the Brassica napus cultivar Da-Ae chromosome A7, Da-Ae, whole genome shotgun sequence genome and includes:
- the LOC106430142 gene encoding flavonol 3-O-glucosyltransferase UGT89B1 — its product is MTVNTENIIPTRTHVLIFPFPAQGHMIPLFDLTHRLALRGGSALKITVLVTPKNLPFLSPLLSAGLNIEALTLPFPSHPSIPSGVENVQHLPPSGFPTMIHALGGLHAPLLSWIASHPSPPVAIVSDFFLGWTQHLGIPRVEFSPSAAVTCCILNTLWIEMPTIGDEDEILEFTKIPNSWRYPWSQISSIYLSYVHEDKAWEFIRDSFRDNAASWGLVVNSFADMESVYLEHLKKEMGHDRVWAVGPVLPVSQGDRGGRTSVSVDHVMSWLDARADNNVVYVCFGSQVLLSGEQTLALASALEKSGVHFVWAVKEPVERDSSRGNILDGFEDRVAGRGLVIRGWAPQVAVLQHRAVGAFLTHCGWNSVVEAVVAGVLMLTWPMRADQYTDATLVVDELKVGVRACEGPDTVPDPDELARVFVDSVAGKQTERIQAMKLRKAALDAIQERGSSVKDIDGFIEHLVSLGLKK